The nucleotide sequence TAGAAGCTAAAACTGACTTTAAGTGGGCAAGCACGAGAAAAAATACTGAAAATTTGAACTTTTAAATGAAATCTAAACTCTAGAATCATCAGCGATGCGGAAATCATCACGCAGAACAAATCTCTCCCTAAATATGAATTGAAAATTCAGCTAACAATTAAAAAGCAACACTGAAAAAAGTTCAAATTGTAAAATTTCGCTTTAAATTTTAGAATTTTATACTCCTCTCCCACTCTGAAAAACATTAAAATTTAAAATCTAATCTAAGCCGATATTCGATAAATCTGATAACATTTTTAAAGAATAAGAACTAAAAACAAAATTTGGCGTGTCGTTACATTGGCTAACAACGGTTATAATTCATTGCGGCGGAATTTTATACCAAAAATTCCAGGAATATTTGCTAAATTACAGCCGTAACCGAAAAGTCCTGTTGGACTTTTCCGCAACAAATCATAACCGGAGCCGTTGTGCGTTATACCTGAAAACAATGCAGAGTAAAATAATTATCATATTACTACTTACTTTATCCTTCAAAGGATTTAGTTCGGAATTAGATACTTTGGACTATTGGCACGTTTATAAGAATGACAAAATAATCGCGAAATTCAACTCTGTTTCTAAAGACTTAGATATCAAAATAAAGAAATCTGAAATCAAAGATTCTGATACAATTTCAATTCGTTATGGAAAAGACACTCGATGTTCGAATTGTAAATACATTTTATTCGTTCGTGATGAAAAAAATCGGAAATTAAGAATAACGGAATCAGACAAATATTGGAATAAATTATCTTTCGGACTTTTGGACTTAATCGAATTCGGACAAAAAAATAAAAGTAAACGTTACGATTTTTATTACTGGGAACGGAATAGTGATGGAAAAAATGGACGAATGAAATTGGTATTGCAAATGACATTGGAATAAAAAAAGTACGAACGCACAACAACGCGTATAGCCAATTGCGGCTAAATATTTAATCGATATTCGATGTTTTTAGCTACATTTATTTTAAATGGACAAAACCTAGTTAACCAGCTCGCAACTGTCCATACTCGAAACCGTTACCACACATTTGAACTCAACATTGAAAATAGCACTAAAAATCATCGGATTATTAATTCTATTGATATTTTTGTACTTCTTAGAAACTATAATTTTCTTACTGGTTTTCGGCGAAGGCGGACAAGCAAGTAGTGTTATGAATAATGGATTGACAAAACTAATTATGTATGTTATTCCGATAATAGTTGTTGCCGGAATTGCATTCAAAATATTTAAAAAAAACTAAAACGAGGGAATTGAAAACTGCGGAATTTTGGAAAATAAAGACAAATTATCTCGGAATTGGAATAAGGTCAGTTCTGTTTTTTGGAATTTTATTACTTCTGATTTTGATTGAGATATTTGCTTTTTTCTTAATTTATGGTTCAGGAGCAACTTCCAGCAGAATTGCAAATTTATGGTATGTTGACTTAATTTTAAATTTTCTGCCGATTTTACTCGTTGGCGGATTTTTGGTCTACAGAATTATAAAAAAGTATAAAAAGCAAGAATATGTGAATTTCAAAACAAATGTGATTACACTTTTAATTTTGATTTTTCTATTCTCAATCAGAAATCAACTTGAACATCTGATTTTCTGAAATGGAAAATAAAAACGTGTGGTAACAATGTATATAAAAAATAGCGCGAGCAGTTGAAAACACGAAGGTTCGGGCACTTTTTCGAGGTCGCCAAATTTTTAATTTTGGCTATTTGAAAAAAGAAATATAAATAGAAAAATTTAAAAATTCAGCTCGAGTTCAACCGAATGGATAGCGCACTTTTTCAGCGCTACTTTTCATATACTCGACCGTTATATGCCATTTGTAAAATCCTTTATAACGCAACCTTTTGATATAATAAACATCTTATAGTTAAATAATAATTTGAAAAATAGCCAAAATGAGAAATTTAAACATATTACTATGTTTTTTAATAATTATATTTATTTCTAGTTGTTCTAAAGACGATGACGGAGATATGGAAAAAATAGTTGAAATGACAATTTATCCAGAAACAGGAATTGGAGGATTTCTTTTTTCAACAGATGTGTATGGGGAATTTTTATTATTTTCGGAGAGCGATAATCAGGAAAAAAGAATTTTGACAAATGGAGGGAATATTTATGCAAACTTAAATTATGAAAAGGGTTATGAATACAAAATAGAGGCAAGAAAAACTTTTTTAAAAAATCCACCACAAGATGGATCATCAATCAATTTTGAATTTATAAAAACACTTTCGAAGGAAAAAGCTATTACTCAAAATAGTGAACAACAATTTGAAATGGAAGTTGGCCCGACAAAAGTTGGATTTATTTCACTTTTAGAAGACGGAATTCAACAAGCCTTATTTGTCAAGGAAAGTGGTGAAGATTATAAGAAGCCTTTATTAAATATAGAAGGATTCGATTATGAAGAAGGTTATACATATAGATTAAACGTGGAAAAGATTATTCAAGCAGAACCATATTCTGTAAAATACGTTTTGATTGATATTATATCACAAGAATAGGTATAAAAATCATTGAGTTCCCGAATAAACATTTTACTTTAATATTTATCTACTATTTAACAATTGAACAAAAAAACGGCATATAACAATGTATAACCGCAATTACGGCGGATTTGACTATGTCCGAATACATTCATAATTGCGAATGACTGTGCTAAACCGAAAATTAACGCATATTAACCCGTAACTGACGGTTATACCGCACCGTTGTAAAAAATAGCTCCGGATCCCTATCTCTACCAAAAGCAGAACTGGTCGCACAGAAAAAAATCAAAATTCGATAAAATCAGACTTAATTATTTTAGAACTTTAAGTAAAAATAAACTGATAAAATCGCTCTCTCGTTTTTATTCTAAATGAAAATTGACCTTAAATTTGAGCAACAATGCGGAGAAAAATAGCGGAAAAATATCTACGCAAAACAGAACGCAGAAATAAGAACTTAAAATTTAAAAAAAATTAAAGAAGTAAAAAACTGTGTGGAAAAGCAGTATGCTAAATCAATTAATCAGATCTAAAAATTGGAAAGTTCTAACCTTAGAATTAAAAAAGCCAAAACCCTAAAGAAATTCAAAATGTAAAAAATTAGAATAAAAATTTATAAAATCAAATGACTTACCTCCCACTCTCAAAATTTAAAACATTCTATAGAAATCTAATATTGGATAATTTTGACCAATAATTTAAACGGACAAAATAGTAGAACGTACCAAGCAGAATGTGTCGCTACATTTTACAACAACGTATAATAGCAATTGCGGCTTTGTGTCCCGCGGACACGATCGCCCAAGCATCAAAGTCAGTAATTTTAGCTATCTTAGTTTTCAACCAATCCGCAACTGACGATTATACGAAGACGTTGGCAACAATTTCTCTACAGCAATTCAAATCCTCATTAAAATAATCTTATTTAAAAGATTTAAATTTGAGAAAGACTTAATCTAAATGAAATTTGATTTTTCAAAACTTAACGACAGGGAATTTGAAGTACTATCAGCTTCAATAATAGAAAGAATATTAGACAAAAGAGTTGAGATTTTTAAGCCTGGTAAGGATGGAGGAGTTGATGGCCGCTTCTGGATTGGCAAAGAAAAAGAGGCAATTATCCAATGCAAGCACTATTTCGAAACACCTTACAAAAATCTTATTTATAAATTAAAAACAGAAGAATTTAAAAAAGTTCAAAAACTAAAACCTAGTAAATACATTTTCGTTACTTCTAAAAATCTATCAAGATCTAATAAAGAAGAAATAAAACAAATTTTTGCCCCTTTTATCCTTCGAGAAGATGATATTTTCGGGAGAGAAGATTTAAATAGTTTTTTGTCGAAAAGAGAAAATCAAGACATAGTTGAACAAAATTTTAAACTTTGGATTTCAAGTTCTTCAATTCTGGAAATCATTTATAATAATGCTATCAAAGGAAGAAGCGAAAACACTATACGTGAAATAAAAGGAAGTAACCATAAATACGCGATAACTGAAAATCACCAGAAAGGATTAAAGATTTTAGAGGATAAAAATGTAATCATTTTAACCGGTGAACCAGGAATTGGAAAAACTACGCTGGCCGATAATTTAGCATTGATTTACATCGCAAAAGGATATGAGTTCTATGATATTGAAGAAAGTATAAGTGAAGCTGAAAGCCTATTCAGACATAATGAAAAAAGAAAGATATTATTCTATTGTGATGACTTTTTGGGAAGTAATCTTTATGATGCTATAAATAATAAAAGAGATTCTCATATAGTAAAATTTATAAATAGAGTTTCTCAAGATAATTCCAAAAAATTCATCTTGACTTCAAGAACAAACATTTTAAATAAGGCTTATAGCTTTAGCCATCAATTTCAGAATGGCAAGATCCGAGATAACGAATTTTTACTTAGAGTAGAAAACTTGACTTTAATTGATAAAGCAAAAATCTTATATAACCATATATATCATTCACAATTGGCTAAAGAATATATCGATAAGATTTATCAAGAAAAGCGTTATAAGGCAATTATTAAGCACAGAAATTTTAATCCTAGAATCATAGGTTTTGTAACGGATAGCGTTAGAGTGGGAAATATTAAATCTGAAAACTATTGGAATTATATTAAAAAGAGCTTAGAACACCCCGAGGATATTTGGGCTGATTACTTTCAAAATCAAACAGATGATTGCGTACGTGCATTGACATTTTTAACTGTTTATAACAATGGAAAAATTTCAGAAGATTTACTAAGAGAATCATATAACCAATTTCTTGAAATTCATTCCATTAATTTGGGTGATCATTCTGATAAAAGTTTTGAAGCCGTTAGAAAGCTTGCTACTAAATCTTTATTGAATAGAAATCATATTGGAGTTGATAAATATGAATACACTTTATTCAATCCGTCTATTGCGGATTTTATACTTAATTCATATTCGGGAGAAAGTCAATTAATTTCCAATATTTTGATTTCATTGAATAGCGAGAATGCAATAAGCTATTTTAAAAGTATTTCATTATCTGGTAAAGTAAAAAAACTATGCTTAAGAAGCGTACAAGAAAAATTGTTTAAAAACTTTTATCAAAAAAAATTGGAAGAGGAAAATTGGGATTTTTTAATAACATTAATTTATCTAGATTATTTTAATGATCAGTTGGAAACCGAAATAAAACTTTTCATCAAAACCCTGACTAATTCTGAATGCCCTTGTGGTCAAAATCTATATGAACTTCTTAGAATTTTGACAGGAGTGGAATACAAGTTGAAGTTTGATAACTATGATTTTTTATATAAATTTATTGATACAATGTTAGATGAAGATACGTTAAAGATATTATTAAATTTTATCGAGGAGTTCAATGTAAATGACTCCCATATATTATCAGTAGTAGAAGACCA is from Zunongwangia endophytica and encodes:
- a CDS encoding DUF4377 domain-containing protein, with translation MRNLNILLCFLIIIFISSCSKDDDGDMEKIVEMTIYPETGIGGFLFSTDVYGEFLLFSESDNQEKRILTNGGNIYANLNYEKGYEYKIEARKTFLKNPPQDGSSINFEFIKTLSKEKAITQNSEQQFEMEVGPTKVGFISLLEDGIQQALFVKESGEDYKKPLLNIEGFDYEEGYTYRLNVEKIIQAEPYSVKYVLIDIISQE
- a CDS encoding restriction endonuclease; its protein translation is MKFDFSKLNDREFEVLSASIIERILDKRVEIFKPGKDGGVDGRFWIGKEKEAIIQCKHYFETPYKNLIYKLKTEEFKKVQKLKPSKYIFVTSKNLSRSNKEEIKQIFAPFILREDDIFGREDLNSFLSKRENQDIVEQNFKLWISSSSILEIIYNNAIKGRSENTIREIKGSNHKYAITENHQKGLKILEDKNVIILTGEPGIGKTTLADNLALIYIAKGYEFYDIEESISEAESLFRHNEKRKILFYCDDFLGSNLYDAINNKRDSHIVKFINRVSQDNSKKFILTSRTNILNKAYSFSHQFQNGKIRDNEFLLRVENLTLIDKAKILYNHIYHSQLAKEYIDKIYQEKRYKAIIKHRNFNPRIIGFVTDSVRVGNIKSENYWNYIKKSLEHPEDIWADYFQNQTDDCVRALTFLTVYNNGKISEDLLRESYNQFLEIHSINLGDHSDKSFEAVRKLATKSLLNRNHIGVDKYEYTLFNPSIADFILNSYSGESQLISNILISLNSENAISYFKSISLSGKVKKLCLRSVQEKLFKNFYQKKLEEENWDFLITLIYLDYFNDQLETEIKLFIKTLTNSECPCGQNLYELLRILTGVEYKLKFDNYDFLYKFIDTMLDEDTLKILLNFIEEFNVNDSHILSVVEDHIEVFLEQMASEYNLDIDFSNYINNIYYPDGNRDFEIDISGAESEAYDRLSDFLSDFNQSALDRIDVNIGNIVSNIDMDHRANIYLENYARDSYYDDDHRGSYRSSYSLEDDIDSIFER